In one window of Desulfuribacillus alkaliarsenatis DNA:
- a CDS encoding DUF6612 family protein: MKRCIIIFFASMLIFSTLAGCSSSQDSKTMAIYGDSIIAMEQANSYAFTMDIKQKMYLTSDEFSDVIEMQMNMEGRTIENPLSIEMALGMELGDALVPELSDLKNNKLLYYLVDDKLYMKNPLLGEVWLVEPIANLGNLGFELNPSYLVQSFNDGKELATVVEEDRYYVLTIDISEEEQIRSIFSDIIIDMVENIGANLADASEDIFQSLNINQLSLKLWVDKETNYQERIELDIKIEIDYDGHIMAVEQNIAAHYSQFGQFAAIEIPENVLSSAVSFDEFLMNSIPVTSY, from the coding sequence ATGAAAAGATGTATTATCATATTCTTCGCTAGCATGTTGATATTTAGCACTTTGGCAGGCTGTAGTTCTAGTCAGGACAGTAAAACAATGGCTATATATGGAGATTCTATTATCGCCATGGAACAAGCTAATTCCTATGCGTTTACAATGGACATTAAACAAAAGATGTATCTAACATCGGATGAATTCAGTGATGTTATAGAAATGCAAATGAATATGGAAGGCAGAACTATTGAGAACCCCTTAAGTATAGAAATGGCATTAGGCATGGAATTAGGGGATGCACTGGTACCAGAGCTATCAGACTTAAAGAATAACAAGCTGTTGTATTACCTGGTGGATGATAAACTTTACATGAAAAACCCTTTGTTGGGTGAAGTGTGGTTGGTAGAGCCGATTGCTAACTTAGGAAATCTAGGCTTTGAATTAAATCCGAGTTACTTAGTACAAAGCTTTAATGATGGGAAAGAGCTAGCCACGGTAGTTGAAGAAGACAGGTACTATGTACTAACAATAGACATATCTGAAGAAGAACAGATTAGAAGTATATTTTCTGATATTATTATAGACATGGTTGAAAATATAGGAGCTAACCTAGCAGACGCCTCCGAAGATATTTTTCAAAGCTTAAATATAAATCAACTATCCCTGAAACTATGGGTAGACAAAGAGACAAATTATCAAGAGCGCATAGAACTGGATATCAAAATTGAGATAGACTATGATGGACATATAATGGCAGTAGAACAAAATATAGCTGCTCACTATAGTCAGTTTGGTCAATTTGCAGCTATAGAAATACCAGAGAATGTGCTTTCCTCAGCTGTAAGCTTTGATGAATTTTTGATGAATAGCATTCCTGTTACAAGCTATTAA
- a CDS encoding DUF4446 family protein yields the protein MFTPEQLEYVLIGLIIGITILIFVTILQAVRLSKIQKNQNKLMRGMKEENLEEILLKYIDRVDHFGERLLGCEQEIKDLRLLLKAKAANIRMIRYNAYEESGNDLSFTIAVLNDNKEGFVITSLYNRHDQRVYAKPIIKGESRYPLTDEEQEVLAKLTK from the coding sequence ATGTTTACTCCAGAACAATTAGAATATGTTCTTATAGGTTTAATTATAGGTATTACTATACTTATATTTGTAACAATTTTGCAAGCTGTAAGATTATCAAAAATACAAAAGAATCAGAATAAGCTAATGCGCGGTATGAAAGAAGAAAACTTAGAGGAAATTTTATTAAAATACATTGATCGAGTAGACCATTTTGGTGAACGGTTGCTTGGTTGTGAGCAGGAAATCAAAGATTTACGTCTACTGTTGAAGGCTAAAGCTGCTAATATCCGTATGATTAGATATAACGCCTATGAGGAATCTGGTAATGATTTAAGCTTTACGATTGCAGTATTGAATGATAACAAAGAAGGATTTGTTATCACGAGTCTATATAACCGCCATGATCAGCGAGTATATGCTAAACCAATTATTAAAGGCGAATCGAGGTACCCATTAACAGATGAAGAGCAAGAAGTGTTGGCTAAATTAACCAAATAG
- the larC gene encoding nickel pincer cofactor biosynthesis protein LarC — MIEAQASSNSDDSIKSINKILYIDPISGISGDMFLAACVDLGVNPDTLKAKLQNLTLDSFQLNFNTVLKNGIRAISTDISIIERPMTTDADASSNGHVHRHLHHIQSIINSSSLSDNAKSIANKIFLIIAEAEAFIHNTTVEKVHFHEVGAMDSIIDIMGAAICIDELKVDTIICGHVPTGYGSVSCEHGVFPVPAPATLEILRDIPIKHKPIEAELTTPTGAAILKAITSAYSACIPDMKVTKIGYGAGNKDFAHPNVLRLLLGTIDTDYKHNNSLTNKKLVAIEATIDDMQPEFYQHIIDRMMAAGAKEAFFLPAIMKKDRTGTLLKALVDMDNLQQVKNIIFHETSTLGIRLWGVNREALERRYDKVIVRGHEISVKVGLLNNRVVNIAPEYEDCKRVALKTEAPIKLIYQEALKQI; from the coding sequence ATGATTGAAGCACAGGCTAGCTCAAACTCTGATGACAGCATTAAATCTATAAATAAAATTTTGTACATAGACCCTATCTCTGGTATCTCAGGAGATATGTTTCTTGCTGCATGTGTCGATTTAGGAGTTAACCCAGATACACTAAAAGCTAAGCTTCAAAACCTTACCTTAGACTCATTTCAATTAAATTTCAACACTGTATTAAAAAATGGTATCAGAGCTATCTCAACAGATATTTCAATTATAGAACGCCCTATGACGACCGATGCTGACGCTAGCTCTAATGGCCATGTACACCGGCACTTGCATCACATTCAAAGCATAATTAATTCTAGTAGTCTTTCAGATAATGCTAAATCTATAGCTAATAAAATATTTTTAATAATTGCTGAGGCCGAGGCTTTTATACATAATACTACCGTTGAAAAAGTCCATTTCCATGAGGTAGGAGCTATGGATTCTATTATAGACATAATGGGGGCAGCTATATGTATAGACGAGCTTAAAGTCGATACAATAATATGTGGCCATGTACCAACTGGATATGGATCAGTTTCTTGTGAACATGGAGTTTTTCCAGTTCCAGCTCCTGCTACCCTAGAAATATTACGGGATATACCTATTAAGCATAAGCCTATAGAAGCAGAGCTTACTACACCAACAGGAGCAGCAATACTTAAAGCAATTACCTCAGCATACTCGGCTTGCATTCCTGATATGAAAGTGACAAAAATAGGCTATGGCGCTGGCAATAAAGATTTTGCACACCCTAATGTTCTTCGTCTACTATTAGGCACTATAGATACAGATTACAAGCATAACAATTCATTAACCAATAAAAAACTAGTAGCTATAGAAGCAACTATTGATGATATGCAACCTGAATTTTACCAACATATTATCGATAGAATGATGGCTGCAGGAGCTAAGGAAGCATTCTTCCTTCCAGCTATTATGAAAAAAGATCGTACTGGGACACTGTTAAAGGCATTGGTCGATATGGACAACCTACAGCAGGTGAAAAATATTATATTCCATGAGACCTCTACACTCGGAATTCGTTTATGGGGCGTAAATCGAGAAGCTTTAGAGCGTAGATATGACAAAGTTATTGTACGTGGCCATGAAATCTCTGTAAAAGTAGGGTTGTTAAACAATCGAGTCGTCAATATTGCCCCAGAATACGAAGATTGCAAGCGTGTCGCATTAAAGACAGAAGCTCCTATAAAGTTAATATATCAAGAAGCTTTGAAGCAAATATAA
- the rpsR gene encoding 30S ribosomal protein S18, with protein MLLRKQRGTKRRRVCAFCVDKSNTAIDYKELNKLGKFITERGKILPRRISGNCAKHQRKLTTAIKRARQLALLPYTNE; from the coding sequence ATTCTCTTGCGTAAACAACGTGGAACTAAGAGACGTCGCGTATGTGCTTTTTGCGTAGACAAGTCTAATACGGCTATTGACTACAAAGAGCTAAATAAACTTGGAAAGTTTATAACAGAACGTGGAAAAATTTTACCTCGTCGTATTTCAGGTAACTGTGCGAAGCATCAGCGTAAGCTAACAACAGCGATTAAACGCGCTCGTCAGCTTGCTTTATTACCATACACTAACGAGTAA
- the ychF gene encoding redox-regulated ATPase YchF, producing the protein MPHSVGIVGLPNVGKSTLFNAITQAGAESANYPFCTIDPNVGVVQVPDERLTKLTELVKPKSVVPTAFEFVDIAGLVKGASRGEGLGNKFLANIREVDAIAHVVRCFEDENITHVAGKVDPISDIETINLELILADLESVEKRLDRVKKMLKTQDKKVKEEYDLLEKLHEALANEKPARSVELTKEEQVIMKTIHLLTQKPVLYVTNVSEDEITDFTNNQYVKRVVDLAEAEGAEVVVISAKVESEIAELDGEDKEMFLEELGIQESGLDQLIKAAYRLLGLDTYFTAGEQEVRAWTIRRGTKAPQAAGVIHTDFERGFIRAEVIHFDELMSAGSMVAAKEKGLLRLEGKEYVVKDGDVMHFRFNV; encoded by the coding sequence ATGCCACATTCAGTAGGTATTGTAGGTTTGCCGAACGTAGGTAAATCTACTCTTTTTAATGCTATAACACAAGCAGGTGCAGAATCTGCTAATTACCCATTTTGTACAATTGATCCTAACGTAGGTGTTGTACAAGTCCCAGATGAGAGATTAACGAAGCTAACGGAGCTAGTTAAGCCTAAAAGCGTAGTACCGACGGCATTTGAATTCGTAGATATCGCTGGCCTCGTTAAAGGTGCTAGTAGAGGAGAGGGTTTAGGCAATAAGTTTCTAGCCAATATCCGTGAAGTAGATGCGATTGCCCATGTAGTTCGCTGCTTTGAAGATGAAAATATCACCCATGTAGCTGGCAAAGTAGATCCTATCAGTGATATTGAAACAATTAACCTGGAGTTGATTCTTGCTGATTTAGAGTCAGTGGAGAAACGATTAGACAGGGTTAAGAAAATGCTAAAAACACAAGATAAAAAAGTCAAGGAAGAATATGACTTGTTAGAGAAGCTACACGAAGCGTTGGCAAATGAAAAACCAGCTCGAAGTGTTGAGCTGACAAAAGAAGAGCAGGTGATTATGAAAACAATTCACCTACTCACACAAAAGCCAGTTCTATATGTTACCAACGTTAGTGAAGACGAGATTACGGATTTTACTAATAACCAATATGTCAAACGAGTAGTAGACTTAGCTGAAGCTGAAGGTGCTGAGGTAGTAGTTATTAGTGCTAAGGTAGAATCAGAAATTGCTGAGCTAGATGGCGAAGATAAAGAGATGTTCCTTGAAGAACTGGGCATACAAGAGTCTGGACTTGATCAATTGATTAAAGCGGCTTATCGTCTGCTTGGTCTAGACACTTACTTTACCGCAGGGGAGCAGGAAGTACGTGCTTGGACAATTCGTAGAGGCACTAAAGCTCCACAAGCGGCAGGAGTAATCCATACAGACTTTGAACGAGGCTTTATCAGGGCAGAGGTCATACACTTCGATGAGCTTATGTCCGCTGGTTCTATGGTTGCCGCTAAGGAAAAAGGCCTGCTTCGATTAGAGGGTAAGGAATATGTGGTGAAAGATGGAGATGTAATGCATTTCCGCTTTAATGTATAA
- a CDS encoding M23 family metallopeptidase, producing MSKDNNKHFTIMIIPHSEKESVVLNVPVYIFKILSIALVMTSIFAIMFIKQYYDYREEAQYAQRSIAENKSLTREFAVVARDAIELREKVARIEELDQQIRKANEFDPTKSYFSQQNRLALVEEEPDEKSRVTASSLLATEAQGAVQAVKDSLPMREESLQEVQSLLQERHQELAAIPSIWPTSGNMVSGFGMRTDPFTYRPDFHTGIDIANRTGTPIYATADGRIVFAKFDGGYGRSILINHGNGISTRYAHLSRYTVEPGQHVKKGALVGYMGATGRATGPHLHYEVIVNGNAIDPYKYLP from the coding sequence GTGAGCAAGGATAATAACAAGCACTTTACTATCATGATTATCCCGCACTCTGAAAAGGAATCAGTTGTACTGAATGTGCCAGTATATATATTTAAAATTCTATCAATTGCATTAGTAATGACTTCCATTTTTGCAATAATGTTTATTAAGCAGTATTATGACTATCGAGAAGAAGCTCAATACGCTCAAAGAAGCATTGCTGAAAACAAATCATTGACGCGAGAGTTTGCTGTTGTAGCTAGGGATGCTATTGAACTTCGCGAAAAGGTAGCTAGAATTGAAGAGTTAGATCAACAAATTAGAAAAGCAAATGAGTTTGATCCAACTAAATCTTATTTTTCACAACAAAACAGGCTGGCACTAGTTGAAGAAGAACCTGATGAGAAGTCGAGGGTTACTGCGAGCTCATTGCTTGCGACAGAGGCGCAGGGTGCTGTTCAGGCCGTTAAAGACTCACTGCCAATGCGTGAAGAAAGTTTGCAGGAGGTTCAATCTTTACTACAGGAAAGACATCAAGAGCTAGCAGCTATTCCGTCAATTTGGCCAACCAGTGGTAATATGGTTTCAGGTTTTGGAATGCGTACAGACCCTTTTACATATCGTCCTGACTTCCATACAGGTATTGATATTGCAAATCGGACGGGGACACCAATCTACGCAACAGCAGATGGAAGAATAGTTTTTGCGAAGTTTGACGGTGGGTACGGTCGTAGTATACTAATAAACCATGGTAATGGAATCTCAACTAGATATGCACACTTATCACGTTATACAGTTGAGCCAGGACAGCATGTTAAGAAAGGTGCACTAGTTGGTTATATGGGGGCAACAGGCAGAGCAACGGGGCCTCATCTTCATTACGAAGTAATAGTAAACGGTAATGCAATTGATCCATACAAATATTTACCATAA
- a CDS encoding MazG-like family protein, whose protein sequence is MDNGRDFNIAKNVKIIDWLKTELLDSVAGLFKGLQKGSEQIFVDFLANIIVLTYILGRRLGLSFRELDQEVLSKIEHNKETGHQLEEWFGDLSALQQHIDKR, encoded by the coding sequence ATGGATAATGGAAGAGACTTTAATATTGCTAAAAATGTAAAAATAATTGATTGGTTAAAAACAGAGCTATTAGACAGTGTAGCCGGGCTATTTAAAGGATTACAAAAGGGTAGTGAACAAATTTTTGTAGATTTTTTGGCAAATATAATCGTATTAACATATATATTAGGTAGAAGACTAGGTCTATCCTTTAGGGAGCTTGACCAAGAGGTTCTTAGTAAGATTGAACATAATAAAGAAACAGGACATCAACTAGAGGAGTGGTTTGGGGATTTGTCGGCCCTCCAGCAGCATATAGATAAGAGGTGA
- the rpsF gene encoding 30S ribosomal protein S6: protein MRKYEMMYVLRPDLTEENIAAIVEKLKGVITNEGGEITEFKEMGKRRLAYEIKHLREGFYFLKNFDATPEVVAELERVTRISDEVIRYLVFRVDE from the coding sequence ATGCGTAAATACGAAATGATGTACGTTTTACGCCCTGATTTGACTGAAGAGAACATCGCTGCAATCGTTGAGAAGTTAAAAGGTGTTATTACTAACGAAGGCGGAGAAATTACTGAGTTCAAAGAAATGGGAAAACGTCGTCTCGCTTATGAAATCAAGCACTTAAGAGAAGGTTTTTACTTCTTAAAGAACTTCGATGCTACACCTGAAGTTGTAGCAGAGCTTGAGCGTGTAACTAGAATCAGTGACGAAGTTATTCGTTACCTAGTATTCAGAGTTGACGAGTAA
- a CDS encoding bactofilin family protein: protein MFKKAAQRVDKVDTVVGPGTEFEGSIKATGIVRIDGKLKGSIETTGDIIIGDQGEVTADVDASNITIAGKIRGNISVKDKTTILQKGVVEGDIDTKSIVIEEGATFKGKCVMGEERKHSSNNQNNQNNKGGKSKAS, encoded by the coding sequence ATGTTTAAGAAGGCAGCACAGAGAGTAGACAAAGTAGATACAGTAGTAGGTCCAGGGACAGAATTCGAAGGTAGTATTAAAGCGACAGGGATAGTTCGAATAGATGGCAAGCTGAAAGGCAGCATAGAAACAACTGGAGATATTATAATTGGAGACCAGGGTGAGGTTACTGCTGATGTAGATGCTAGTAACATTACAATCGCAGGAAAAATCCGTGGAAACATAAGCGTAAAAGATAAAACGACAATCCTTCAAAAAGGAGTAGTTGAAGGAGATATAGATACGAAGTCAATAGTTATAGAAGAAGGGGCAACATTTAAAGGAAAATGTGTTATGGGTGAGGAAAGAAAGCATTCTAGCAACAATCAGAACAATCAAAATAATAAGGGTGGCAAATCTAAAGCTTCCTAA
- a CDS encoding DUF951 domain-containing protein, whose protein sequence is MTQGNIEYGLNDVVELKKGHPCGANEWKIIRLGMDIRLKCQNCGRSVLIPRLKFNRRIRKILSKGSAEE, encoded by the coding sequence TTGACGCAGGGAAATATAGAGTATGGGCTTAATGACGTGGTAGAGCTAAAAAAAGGCCACCCTTGTGGTGCTAATGAGTGGAAAATTATTCGCTTGGGAATGGACATACGTCTCAAATGTCAAAACTGCGGGCGTAGTGTGCTAATTCCAAGGTTAAAATTCAACAGAAGAATTAGAAAGATATTAAGCAAAGGCAGCGCAGAAGAGTAG
- a CDS encoding single-stranded DNA-binding protein: MINKVVLIGRLGADPELRYTQQGTAVASFNIAVNRRTKKQDGSRETDWITIVAWQQQAELCAQYLKKGSQIAVEGRIQTGSYENKDGQRVRTFEVVAENVQFLDRAGDGEQGSSGPRSFQSQGQDNTNRSSNKDPFANNDKVIDISDDDLPF; encoded by the coding sequence ATGATTAACAAAGTCGTATTAATTGGTCGATTAGGAGCAGATCCAGAGCTTCGCTATACACAACAAGGAACAGCTGTAGCGTCCTTTAATATAGCTGTTAACCGTCGCACGAAAAAGCAAGACGGCTCTAGGGAGACAGATTGGATTACAATTGTCGCCTGGCAGCAGCAAGCAGAGCTATGTGCCCAATATCTAAAAAAAGGCAGTCAGATTGCCGTAGAAGGTCGCATTCAAACTGGTAGTTATGAAAATAAAGACGGCCAGCGAGTGAGAACCTTTGAAGTAGTAGCTGAGAATGTCCAATTTTTAGATCGTGCTGGTGATGGGGAACAAGGTTCTTCGGGACCAAGGAGCTTCCAATCACAAGGTCAAGACAATACGAATCGTTCAAGTAATAAAGACCCCTTTGCTAACAACGACAAAGTTATCGATATCTCAGATGATGACTTACCATTTTAA
- the larB gene encoding nickel pincer cofactor biosynthesis protein LarB, producing the protein MDKNRNKLADILKQVQENNLPVDEAVELLSFENLDFVKVDHSRNLRNGFPEVVFSLGKTPDQVATIMQAINKHSEIVLATRATLEHYNAVKKLIPDANYFEQARCITVGQPSTALKGYRVAVVAAGTADIPVAEEAVVTLQAMGITVERVYDVGVAGIHRLFSHVDLLREVQATIVIAGMEGALPSVVGGLVSSPIIAVPTSVGYGAHFNGLAPLLTMLNSCASGVTVVNIDNGFGAAFAAGSICRTINNFRRTPND; encoded by the coding sequence ATGGATAAAAATAGGAATAAACTTGCAGATATTCTTAAGCAGGTACAGGAAAACAACTTACCTGTAGATGAAGCCGTGGAATTATTATCTTTTGAAAATTTAGATTTTGTTAAGGTTGATCATAGTAGAAATTTAAGAAATGGCTTTCCAGAGGTTGTTTTTAGCCTAGGCAAAACACCAGATCAGGTAGCCACTATTATGCAAGCTATAAATAAACATTCAGAAATTGTATTAGCAACAAGGGCAACTCTCGAGCATTACAATGCTGTCAAAAAGCTAATACCCGATGCTAATTATTTTGAGCAGGCAAGATGTATTACCGTAGGACAACCTTCTACAGCTTTAAAAGGCTATCGAGTAGCTGTTGTAGCTGCTGGTACTGCTGATATTCCAGTAGCTGAGGAGGCGGTTGTTACCTTGCAGGCAATGGGAATTACGGTAGAGCGCGTTTATGATGTCGGTGTTGCTGGTATCCATCGGCTTTTTTCCCACGTTGATCTGTTAAGGGAGGTACAGGCTACAATTGTAATAGCTGGCATGGAAGGAGCACTTCCAAGTGTTGTAGGCGGATTGGTATCAAGTCCAATCATTGCAGTTCCTACAAGTGTTGGATATGGAGCGCATTTTAATGGCCTTGCTCCATTATTAACAATGCTAAATAGTTGTGCAAGTGGTGTCACTGTTGTTAATATAGATAATGGCTTTGGAGCTGCATTTGCTGCAGGTTCTATATGCAGGACTATAAATAATTTCAGGAGGACTCCTAATGATTGA
- a CDS encoding DUF3784 domain-containing protein produces the protein MLGLLLVAIVFLVMGIMIRYLKWYWLIAGYNTMTAEKKKKVDIEGLSRLMGLYCFVGAGVFLLAGILLHFQITWAVLAAIVLYGIATIMLLIKAQSYDGNNYNEQGEMKKSVKWIVGSVIAVPLIGVAALMYMSSQSSEIVIEDDYIQITGMYGLTLEYQMIQSVELVDILPNIERRTNGSSVGSIRKGNFRLENIGAAKLFVNVNNPPFIEIVSDRHHIFINDSESITTEQLYLEITTKLK, from the coding sequence TTGCTTGGTTTGCTATTAGTCGCGATAGTTTTTTTAGTAATGGGAATTATGATTAGATATTTGAAATGGTATTGGCTAATTGCTGGTTACAATACCATGACCGCAGAAAAGAAAAAGAAAGTAGATATAGAAGGCTTAAGCCGATTAATGGGTTTATACTGCTTTGTTGGTGCAGGTGTATTCTTGCTAGCAGGTATACTACTACATTTCCAAATTACCTGGGCTGTTCTAGCTGCAATTGTGTTATATGGTATTGCAACTATTATGCTGTTAATTAAGGCTCAGTCTTATGATGGCAACAATTATAATGAACAGGGCGAGATGAAAAAAAGTGTTAAATGGATTGTAGGAAGCGTGATTGCAGTTCCTTTAATAGGAGTAGCTGCCCTGATGTATATGAGCTCGCAGTCATCAGAAATTGTAATAGAAGATGATTATATTCAGATAACAGGTATGTACGGTTTAACGTTAGAATACCAAATGATACAAAGTGTAGAGCTGGTTGATATCTTACCAAACATTGAAAGAAGAACAAACGGCTCTTCAGTTGGTAGCATACGCAAAGGAAATTTTAGATTAGAAAATATCGGTGCTGCAAAGCTTTTTGTAAATGTAAATAACCCACCGTTTATAGAGATAGTTTCAGATAGACATCATATATTTATAAATGATAGTGAATCTATAACTACTGAGCAGCTATATTTAGAAATCACAACTAAATTAAAATAA
- a CDS encoding DUF3343 domain-containing protein, whose amino-acid sequence MNRNYNRLLTFDSTHQALQLETILDTMDIDFDIRPIPPALYAGCGLAIEFKSEDIDTVKQAITEHQVVSKSFYKKVDKQYIEL is encoded by the coding sequence ATGAATAGAAACTATAATAGACTTTTAACCTTCGACTCGACCCATCAAGCCTTACAATTAGAAACAATATTAGATACAATGGATATAGACTTCGATATTAGACCAATACCACCAGCGCTATATGCTGGCTGTGGACTTGCTATAGAATTTAAAAGTGAGGATATAGATACTGTGAAGCAAGCAATAACTGAACACCAGGTTGTTAGTAAAAGCTTTTATAAAAAAGTGGACAAGCAATATATTGAGCTATAG
- the yyaC gene encoding spore protease YyaC, producing MFRRNKDSDNTRALDNSTVTKDSSEVYKVDYTTPNATFKVVDGLKKLLTNKDANQDIVIVCIGTDRSTGDSLGPLVGTRLQSYHVKNAHVLGTLDEPVHAMNLSETMLKIENLYHKPFVIAIDACLGKLNSVGNITVGMGSLKPGAGVNKDLPEIGDVYITGTVNVGGFMEYLVLQNTRLSIVMNMANMIARSISIALISPSINKHIQERVPSYSLS from the coding sequence ATGTTCAGAAGAAACAAAGATTCAGATAATACTAGAGCTTTAGATAACTCTACTGTTACTAAAGATTCTAGCGAAGTATATAAAGTCGATTACACAACGCCAAATGCTACATTTAAAGTTGTTGACGGGCTAAAGAAGCTTTTAACAAATAAAGATGCTAATCAAGATATCGTTATCGTATGTATTGGTACTGATCGTTCTACCGGTGATTCGTTAGGACCCTTAGTCGGTACTAGGCTACAATCCTATCATGTTAAAAATGCTCATGTGTTAGGTACTTTAGATGAACCAGTTCATGCAATGAATTTATCAGAAACTATGCTGAAAATAGAAAATTTATACCATAAACCTTTTGTCATAGCTATTGATGCCTGTCTAGGCAAGCTTAATAGTGTTGGTAATATTACAGTCGGTATGGGCTCATTAAAGCCTGGTGCTGGAGTTAATAAAGACCTTCCTGAGATTGGCGACGTATATATTACAGGAACTGTTAATGTAGGAGGCTTTATGGAATATCTAGTTCTTCAAAATACGCGCTTAAGCATCGTGATGAATATGGCAAACATGATAGCTAGATCAATTAGTATAGCCCTCATTAGTCCTAGTATTAATAAGCATATTCAGGAACGTGTTCCATCATATTCACTGTCTTAA
- the larE gene encoding ATP-dependent sacrificial sulfur transferase LarE, giving the protein MKINVELFNKLTALDNILKEMGSVVIAFSGGVDSTFLLARAKHILNDNVIAVTAASETFPAKEVEFAKKIADHLSVSHIVTQIEELKNEHFVNNDKYRCYHCKNGLFSHILEIASEHNVTVVSDGSNLDDCQDYRPGLNALKELGIRSPLIEAEFTKDDIRIISKEMNLETWNKPSFACLSSRIPYGVEITQEKINQIEAAEEFLKALTLKQVRVRYHDTIARIEVLPEDFTTLIANAEEINQYLTSIGFNYVTMDLAGYKSGSMNRILKKP; this is encoded by the coding sequence ATGAAAATAAATGTGGAACTATTTAACAAATTAACGGCACTAGATAATATCCTTAAGGAAATGGGCTCTGTTGTAATTGCCTTTTCTGGAGGTGTAGATAGTACATTCCTGCTCGCAAGGGCAAAGCATATACTTAATGATAATGTTATAGCTGTAACAGCAGCCTCTGAAACCTTTCCAGCTAAAGAGGTTGAGTTTGCAAAGAAAATTGCAGACCACTTATCAGTAAGCCATATTGTAACACAAATAGAAGAACTAAAAAATGAACATTTTGTTAATAACGATAAATATCGATGCTACCATTGTAAAAATGGTCTTTTTTCTCATATATTGGAAATTGCCAGTGAGCATAATGTTACTGTAGTTTCAGATGGCTCTAACTTAGATGATTGCCAGGATTATCGACCTGGACTTAACGCGTTAAAAGAGCTTGGTATTCGTAGCCCTTTAATTGAAGCAGAGTTCACTAAGGATGATATCCGTATAATATCCAAAGAAATGAACTTAGAAACCTGGAATAAACCATCCTTCGCCTGCCTATCTTCTAGAATTCCATATGGGGTAGAAATTACACAGGAAAAGATTAATCAAATTGAGGCCGCAGAAGAATTTTTAAAAGCTTTAACATTAAAACAGGTTCGTGTACGCTATCATGATACTATCGCACGCATTGAAGTCTTGCCTGAAGACTTTACTACACTTATTGCTAATGCCGAAGAAATTAATCAGTACTTAACTAGCATAGGCTTTAATTACGTTACAATGGATCTTGCAGGCTATAAATCTGGTAGTATGAATAGGATTTTAAAGAAACCTTAG